The Solibacillus isronensis nucleotide sequence CGCCTTCAGCTGCTGCATATTCTTGTACCATTTTTACATACTTGTTTTCAGATGGATCCGCTACCTCATCCTCAGAAACATTGGCAACATAAAGCATTGGTTTAATCGTTAATAGATGTAAACCTTTGATTACTTTTTTCTCGTCATCTGAAAGTTCTGCCGCGCGAGCAGGTTTTTCAGCTTCTAATACTTCTTTAAGCTTTTGAAGAATTGGCTCTTCTACCATAGCTTCTTTATCTTTTTGTTTCGCCATTTTTGCTACACGTGCAATACGTTTATCCACTGATTCCATATCCGCTAAAATTAACTCTAAATTAATAACTTCAATGTCATCGATCGGGTTTACTGTACCCGAAACGTGTGTAATATTTTCATCTTCAAAACAACGAACAACTTGGCAAATTGCATCTACTTCACGAATGTGAGCAAGGAATTTGTTTCCTAAACCTTCACCAGTAGAAGCACCTTTTACGATACCTGCGATGTCTGTGAATTCAAAAGTTGTCGGAACTGTTTTCTTTGGTACTACTAATTCTGTTAATTTGTCTAAACGCTCATCCGGAACAGTTACGCTACCAACGTTCGGTTCGATTGTTGCGAACGGATAGTTAGCCGCAAGAGCGCCTGCTTTTGTAATTGCGTTGAATAAAGTCGATTTTCCTACGTTCGGTAAACCAACAATACCAGCTGTTAATGCCATATTGACACAACCTTTCTATGTTCAGTTCATTTAAATTTATTATTAATTCTTTTATGGATTTTTCTGTCCATTAAATTTTACAACCTTGTCTATTATATTGATTGCGGGCATAAAAGTCTATTTTGCTTTTAGACTTCTTCTGCCTGGCGTAAAATTTTCTTCATTTTTTTCTCAAACTCGCGGCGTGGAATCATAACGCTATGTCCGCAACCCTCACATTTTATGCGAATATCGGCACCTAATCGAATTACTTTCCATTCGTTTGTGCCACAAGGATGTTGTTTTTTCATTTCCACAACGTCATTAAGACCGTACTGCTTTGCTTCCATCTATTATTCTCCTCCCTGATTTCGCTCATAAAACATCATTTTCGGTACAGCAAGAGGAATACCGTTGCGTGTTAAGATGTCGATTACATCTTTCCGAATAATACGTGATATTGAATATTGCTGTAATGGTAATGTTTCTATTGTAATAGCAATTGTCGCTTCTGTGCTTGTCGTATTTGTGACACCTAAAAAGACAGGAGCAGAAACTAGTTCCTCATAATTTTGCGGTAACGTATCCAAATAGTTTTGTATGACCATCTGCACTTTTTCAATATTCGCATCGAGCGAAATTTGCATATTTATCGTAGCTTTTGAGTTATTGATGGAATAGTTGATGACATCTACAATACTGCCGTTTGGAATAATAAACTGCTCACCTGTTACTCCCTTTACTTTCGTTGTACGAAGACCAATTTCCATAACGGTACCTTCAGCCGTATTGATTTTCACAAAATCCCCTACGCCGAACTGATCCTCTAAAATAATGAAAAATCCTGTAATGACATCCTTCACTAAGTTTTGCGCACCAAAGGCAATGGCTACAGAAGCAATCCCGGCCCCTGCAAG carries:
- a CDS encoding DUF951 domain-containing protein, whose amino-acid sequence is MEAKQYGLNDVVEMKKQHPCGTNEWKVIRLGADIRIKCEGCGHSVMIPRREFEKKMKKILRQAEEV
- the ychF gene encoding redox-regulated ATPase YchF, giving the protein MALTAGIVGLPNVGKSTLFNAITKAGALAANYPFATIEPNVGSVTVPDERLDKLTELVVPKKTVPTTFEFTDIAGIVKGASTGEGLGNKFLAHIREVDAICQVVRCFEDENITHVSGTVNPIDDIEVINLELILADMESVDKRIARVAKMAKQKDKEAMVEEPILQKLKEVLEAEKPARAAELSDDEKKVIKGLHLLTIKPMLYVANVSEDEVADPSENKYVKMVQEYAAAEGAQVITVCAKIEEEISELEDDEKKEFLAELGIAESGLDQLIKASYSLLGLATYFTAGVQEVRAWTFRKGMKAPQCAGIIHTDFERGFIRAETVAFTDLVEYGSKPAAKEAGRVRAEGKEYVVQDGDVLEFLFNV
- a CDS encoding mechanosensitive ion channel family protein, with the protein product MEKDLKLDLEEFAETDIKGLAHYTTELWEYVTSTEFLVKIIAAGAKILAIIVISYLVVFIGKKIIHRVFMLRVRNNERRQLTIVKLLQSVLSYLVYFSAIMGILSAMNIQVAGLLAGAGIASVAIAFGAQNLVKDVITGFFIILEDQFGVGDFVKINTAEGTVMEIGLRTTKVKGVTGEQFIIPNGSIVDVINYSINNSKATINMQISLDANIEKVQMVIQNYLDTLPQNYEELVSAPVFLGVTNTTSTEATIAITIETLPLQQYSISRIIRKDVIDILTRNGIPLAVPKMMFYERNQGGE